AGCTGATTTTTGGCAAGTTCAAGATCAGCATTTGCCTTAAATTTATCATCAAGAGCCTTAAGATAGTCATTGTAAGAGCTTAGCCCTGTGGAGTATTTTGTATTTATACTTTCAAAGGCTAAATTTGCTGCTTCTAAGGCAAGTTCAAGGGCATTTACCTGCTCTTTTAAAACCTCAAGTTCTTTAAATTTATATTCAAGTTCAAGCTTGTTTTGTCTTTCTTTGTAGTCAAAATTAAGCTTTTGAATTTGCATTTCTATGCGTTCTGCTTCAAATTTTTGTCTTCTTTCAAAAAAGCCAAAAAATCTCCATTCTAAGCCTATGATAAATTGATTTGACTGGGCTTTTTTGGGCATGTATTGATTAAGATAAGGATCTAAGACAGGAGACAAAATGGGTGGCATATCTAAGGCATAGCGGTTTTTGTAAAAGGTATAAGAATCTTGAATGAAAAATGTTGGGATATAGCTTGATTTTACCTGATCAAAGCTTGCTTTAGCAAAGTTTACTTGCCTTTTTGCAATGGATACTTCAAGACTTTTGCTTTGTTCTTGCTTAGGATCTTGCAAGCTTGCCTCGCCCTCAGGAGTAAAGCTTTGCTTGCTTAGTTTTTGAAGTTCTTTTTGAATTTCAAGTTTTTTGAGTTTATTTTGAGAAAGTTCAAGATGAACGAGGTGGTATTTTGCCTTAATGCTTTGTAGCTCCTCTTTGGAGCTTAAACCAACTTCGTAAAAATCTTGTATTCTTTTAAGCGTGTCGGCTAAAAATTTTTCTTTTTGCTCACTTGAAAAAATGAGATTTTGCAGACTTTGATAGTTGAAAAATAAGGTCGTAGCATTTAGGGCAAGATAGTTTTTTCTTAGTTCTTTATTTAGTTTTGCAAGCTCTAAGGCTTCTTTGTAGTATCTTATCCTTGCTTCTCTTTTTCCTCCATCATAAAGGATAAGCTTAAGATTAAATTTAGCAAAAGCACTTTCTCTTGGATCAGTGATGAAGCGATCTTTGTCGTTGGATACATAAGCACTTTGAAGACTAAGTTCTGGCAGATAAGCTGCATAAGAAAGCAAGCTTTGTTTATTTGCTTGCTCGGTATAAAGCTCTGCTGTGAGGTATTCTTCATTGTTTAAGCTTAGATCAATGAGTGTAGTAAGATTGCTATTTGCTAGCAAACTTAGGGGAAACAAAAAAGCTAAAATCTTTTTCATCAACACTCACTCTTAAATTTTTAATTTGAAGTGTAACACATTTTAGCTCTAAAAAAAATAAATTTAAATTTTTCATTTGATTTTAAAACAAAGTTTTGCTAGAATTTTACCCTTTAAATTATCAAGGAAAAAAGTGAAAAATATAAGAAATTTTAGCATAATAGCTCATATTGATCATGGTAAATCAACCTTAGCTGATAGGATTATAGCTGAGTGTGGGGCCATAAGTGAAAGACAAATGCAAGCTCAAGTTATGGA
The Campylobacter sp. MIT 99-7217 genome window above contains:
- a CDS encoding TolC family protein, whose translation is MKKILAFLFPLSLLANSNLTTLIDLSLNNEEYLTAELYTEQANKQSLLSYAAYLPELSLQSAYVSNDKDRFITDPRESAFAKFNLKLILYDGGKREARIRYYKEALELAKLNKELRKNYLALNATTLFFNYQSLQNLIFSSEQKEKFLADTLKRIQDFYEVGLSSKEELQSIKAKYHLVHLELSQNKLKKLEIQKELQKLSKQSFTPEGEASLQDPKQEQSKSLEVSIAKRQVNFAKASFDQVKSSYIPTFFIQDSYTFYKNRYALDMPPILSPVLDPYLNQYMPKKAQSNQFIIGLEWRFFGFFERRQKFEAERIEMQIQKLNFDYKERQNKLELEYKFKELEVLKEQVNALELALEAANLAFESINTKYSTGLSSYNDYLKALDDKFKANADLELAKNQLEIAKAEYYFTAGIDIKERIKK